In Quercus robur chromosome 10, dhQueRobu3.1, whole genome shotgun sequence, a genomic segment contains:
- the LOC126701466 gene encoding LEAF RUST 10 DISEASE-RESISTANCE LOCUS RECEPTOR-LIKE PROTEIN KINASE-like 2.1: MHPHLFPTIKLSLMIVTITLIHFPTSLLADNEQYLTCEAPFNCGNLMNLGYPFWASNRPNYCGHPSFQLDCSSNVPQINITAMNYRVLEINNSSRTLKVARTDYLDTICPAALVNTTVDNNLFSYVTSADTNLTLYYNCRTPLAALPNLDIYQFNCSINNTNFINYYTQSSQTSLVISNLTGACNYWVNVPVLQSAVPTTATYDAVIAAIDSGFMLGWNATNSQCDTCLKAGGLCGSDPTTSIFACHSTRSSSEQYDELGRLGLGIIAAVFGIIVVCIIICCLRREQLSKALIFWRTARKNDENVKAFILNYGSLAPKHYSYSEIKKMTNSFINKLGQGGYSSVYKGKLPDGKLVAVKVLSESKGKGEDFINEVASISRTSHVNVVTLLGFSCEKNKQALIYEFMPNGSLDRFIYHRDSSATNCHLEWKTLYKIAVDIARGLEYLHQGCSTRILHFDIKPQNILLDEDFNPKISDFGLAKLCQRKDSIVSMLGMRGTVGYIAPEVFSRNFGGVSYKSDVYSYGMLVLEMVGGRKNFDNGVSNSSEKYFPDWIYKDLELGMDGRTYGVMTVEEQETTRKMILVSLWCIQTNPSDRPSMNKVVEMLEGTLHSLQIPPKPFLCSPKGSPVDSSTTS; this comes from the exons ATGCATCCCCATCTCTTCCCAACCATCAAATTGTCCTTGATGATAGTAACCATAACCTTAATCCATTTTCCAACATCTTTACTGGCGGATAATGAGCAATATCTCACTTGTGAGGCACCATTTAACTGTGGCAACCTTATGAACCTCGGTTATCCATTCTGGGCATCCAATCGACCAAACTATTGCGGTCACCCTAGTTTTCAGTTAGACTGCAGCAGCAATGTTCCGCAGATCAACATCACTGCCATGAATTACAGAGTCCTTGAAATCAATAACTCATCACGGACACTCAAGGTTGCTAGGACGGATTACTTGGACACGATTTGCCCTGCTGCGTTGGTTAATACCACCGTTGATAACAACTTATTTTCCTATGTTACTTCAGCTGATACAAACCTGACACTCTATTATAATTGCCGTACGCCTCTAGCTGCTCTTCCAAATCTTGACATTTATCAGTTTAATTGCTCCATAAACAATACCAACTTTATCAATTACTATACCCAGAGCTCTCAGACCTCTTTGGTAATTAGCAACTTAACTGGAGCATGCAACTACTGGGTCAATGTTCCTGTTCTGCAATCAGCAGTTCCAACTACTGCAACTTATGATGCAGTAATTGCAGCTATTGATAGCGGTTTCATGTTGGGGTGGAATGCAACTAATTCCCAGTGTGATACATGCCTCAAGGCTGGAGGGCTGTGTGGTTCCGACCCAACCACGAGTATATTCGCTTGCCACTCAACAA GATCATCTTCCGAGCAATATGATGAGTTGGGTAGACTTGGCCTAG GTATTATAGCTGCTGTGTTTGGGATTATAGTAGTCTGTATCATAATATGTTGCCTTAGAAGAGAACAATTGAGTAAGGCATTGATCTTTTGGAGGACAGCAAggaaaaatgatgaaaatgtcAAGGCATTTATATTGAATTATGGTTCACTTGCTCCTAAGCATTATAGTTATTCAGAGATCAAGAAGATGACCAACTCATTCATAAACAAACTGGGGCAAGGAGGATATAGCAGTGTATACAAAGGAAAGCTACCAGATGGTAAGCTCGTGGCAGTAAAAGTTCTAAGTGAATCCAAAGGCAAAGGAGAAGATTTTATTAATGAAGTTGCTAGCATTAGTAGGACTTCTCATGTTAATGTAGTCACTCTTTTAGGTTTTAGTTGTGAAAAGAACAAGCAAGCtctaatatatgaatttatgcCCAATGGATCTCTAGACAGGTTCATCTACCATCGAGATTCTTCAGCAACAAATTGTCATTTGGAATGGAAAACATTGTACAAAATCGCAGTTGACATTGCTCGAGGACTAGAATATTTACATCAAGGTTGTAGCACAAGAATTCTGCATTTCGACATAAAACCTCAAAATATTCTTTTAGATGAagatttcaacccaaaaatctcTGATTTTGGCCTCGCTAAACTCTGCCAAAGAAAAGACAGCATTGTATCAATGCTTGGCATGAGAGGAACAGTAGGGTATATTGCCCCAGAAGTATTTAGTCGTAACTTTGGAGGGGTCTCTTATAAGTCTGATGTCTATAGCTATGGAATGCTTGTTCTTGAAATGGTTGGAGGAagaaagaattttgataatgGAGTGTCCAACAGTAgcgaaaaatattttccagattgGATTTATAAGGATCTTGAACTAGGTATGGATGGAAGAACATATGGGGTCATGACAGTGGAGGAACAAGAGACAACAAGGAAGATGATACTAGTGAGTTTATGGTGCATTCAAACGAATCCATCCGATCGACCATCCATGAATAAGGTGGTAGAGATGTTAGAAGGAACCCTTCATTCCTTACAAATTCCTCCAAAGCCTTTCTTGTGTTCGCCTAAAGGGTCACCAGTAGATTCTTCCACAACTTCATAA